From the Lolium rigidum isolate FL_2022 chromosome 2, APGP_CSIRO_Lrig_0.1, whole genome shotgun sequence genome, one window contains:
- the LOC124689653 gene encoding polygalacturonase-like: protein MSSETGVRDAFAKAWEKACSLNDAVFVVTANRRYKVGPIRFMGPCKERLVILIHGTIVAPEEPSEWDPKSPRLWLLFGGLAGARIQGGGVIDGSGSKWWANSCKIDRSKPCKAAPTAVTIDSCSGVRVRGLHIQNAQQMHLTVSRSRAVRLDKMAITAPGDSPNTDGIHVAESTAVTITSCRIGTGDDCISISNASFAVKMRGIVCDPGHGISIGSLGQGGSYAAVEGVSLDNARIARAQNGVRIKTWQGGAGYVRNVRFSNVLVDDVDHPIIIDQFYCDQKTPCANRSTNVQVSNVVYRNITGTSRRAEAIKFACSDAVPCSDIVLSNINLLREDGSEVQTVCNCAMGFDYEPVRPAADCLRNSECNGGGDKKVGGEEPKALPLHTEL from the exons ATGTCCAGCGAGACCGGCGTGAGAGAC GCATTCGCGAAAGCGTGGGAGAAGGCGTGCTCGCTGAACGACGCCGTGTTCGTGGTCACCGCCAACCGCCGCTACAAGGTAGGCCCGATCAGGTTCATGGGACCGTGCAAGGAGAGGCTGGTGATCCTGATCCACGGCACCATCGTGGCGCCGGAGGAGCCGTCGGAGTGGGACCCCAAGAGCCCACGCCTATGGCTTCTcttcggcggcctcgccggcgcgcGCATCCAGGGCGGCGGCGTCatcgatggctccggctccaaatGGTGGGCCAACTCGTGCAAGATCGACAGGTCCAAGCCGTGCAAGGCCGCCCCGACGGCGGTGACCATCGACTCGTGCTCCGGCGTGCGTGTCCGCGGCCTCCACATCCAGAACGCGCAGCAGATGCACCTGACGGTGTCGCGGTCGCGCGCCGTGCGGCTGGACAAGATGGCCATCACGGCGCCGGGGGACAGCCCGAACACCGACGGCATCCACGTCGCGGAGTCCACCGCCGTGACCATCACGAGCTGCCGCATCGGCACCGGGGACGACTGCATCTCCATCTCCAACGCCAGCTTCGCCGTCAAGATGAGGGGCATCGTGTGCGACCCGGGCCACGGCATCAGCATCGGCAGCCTCGGCCAGGGCGGCTCCTACGCCGCCGTCGAGGGCGTCTCCCTCGACAACGCCCGCATCGCCCGCGCCCAGAACGGCGTCCGGATCAAGACGTGGCAGGGCGGCGCCGGGTACGTCCGCAACGTCCGGTTCTCCAACGTGCTCGTCGACGACGTCGACCACCCCATCATCATCGACCAGTTCTACTGCGACCAGAAGACGCCGTGCGCGAACCGGAGCACGAACGTGCAGGTGAGCAACGTGGTGTACCGGAACATCACCGGCACGTCGAGGCGGGCGGAGGCGATCAAGTTCGCGTGCAGCGACGCCGTGCCCTGCAGCGACATCGTGCTCAGCAACATCAACTTGTTACGGGAGGACGGCTCCGAGGTGCAGACAGTGTGCAACTGCGCCATGGGGTTCGACTATGAGCCGGTTCGGCCTGCCGCGGACTGCCTCAGAAACAGCGAGTGCAACGGTGGCGGGGACAAGAAGGTCGGCGGCGAGGAGCCAAAGGCCCTGCCGCTACACACCGAGCTGTGA
- the LOC124689652 gene encoding BTB/POZ and MATH domain-containing protein 3-like, translating to MAFAGVSLIVDGKLCDLTSSPFDAGVDSGYHLLVVQGYSRTKDTTPNGEFISSRPFLVGGHRWIVKYYPNGEDDDYDNEEFMLLILESDDDVGGHEGVSQGVKFQYELSFIDEPELQVPTIIRRDNKYDIDDDICYKKFMSNHALERSRHLKNDSFAIRCDIVVIKADNNTKEHPRKKRKNNTEQQSARTSTTDPVLIQLPPSDMQSHFSNLLFTKEGADITFEVGGKKFAAHRIVLAARSTVFKAQLFGAIDEGATAPSVLKINDIEANVFSTLLTFIYTDAVAWFILMEENEGDIEEGDYTEDNGAEGDNSENNGAEEEEKGGDMEDNVPKEEEGDNTVNNGAEEEEKGEVTHVLNLLEAAVHYDLQKLKIICEETLARYYLTIDSVADIIVVAERRGYCWLKDVCLEYIKSHTSVHKVFTADLLDQIIRTTRLSGLKELFSKFRTS from the coding sequence ATGGCTTTCGCTGGCGTGTCCCTCATCGTCGATGGTAAGTTGTGCGACCTCACCTCGTCGCCCTTCGACGCTGGCGTCGACAGCGGATACCACTTGCTCGTGGTCCAAGGATACTCCCGTACCAAAGACACAACACCAAACGGGGAGTTCATCTCGTCTCGTCCTTTCCTGGTTGGTGGCCATCGCTGGATTGTCAAGTACTACCCAAATGGTGAGGATGACGATTATGACAATGAGGAGTTTATGTTGCTTATACTTGAGAGTGACGACGATGTGGGAGGACATGAAGGTGTCAGCCAGGGCGTCAAGTTTCAGTATGAGTTAAGTTTCATTGATGAACCAGAGTTGCAGGTGCCAACGATCATACGTCGGGATAACAAATATGACATCGATGATGATATTTGCTACAAAAAGTTCATGTCAAACCACGCTCTGGAAAGATCGAGACACCTTAAGAACGATAGCTTCGCCATCCGATGCGACATTGTTGTCATCAAGGCAGATAACAACACTAAGGAGCATCCccgcaaaaaaaggaaaaacaacacTGAGCAGCAGTCCGCCCGTACCAGTACCACGGATCCCGTGTTGATCCAATTGCCGCCTTCTGACATGCAAAGCCATTTCAGCAACCTTCTCTTCACAAAGGAGGGTGCCGACATTACGTTTGAGGTTGGTGGCAAGAAGTTCGCGGCGCACAGGATTGTGCTTGCAGCCCGATCTACAGTCTTCAAGGCACAGCTATTCGGGGCCATTGATGAGGGCGCTACTGCGCCAAGTGTCCTCAAGATAAATGACATCGAAGCAAACGTCTTTAGTACGTTGCTTACCTTCATCTACACCGACGCAGTTGCATGGTTTATCCTAATGGAGGAGAATGAAGGAGATATAGAGGAAGGAGACTACACTGaggacaatggagcagaaggagacAACAGTGAGAACAATGGagcggaagaagaagagaaaggagGCGACATGGAGGACAATGTACcaaaagaagaggaaggagacaACACTGTGAACAatggagcagaagaagaagagaaaggagAGGTCACTCATGTGCTAAATTTGCTTGAAGCTGCGGTCCATTATGATCTCCAAAAGCTGAAGATAATCTGTGAAGAGACATTGGCCAGGTATTACCTAACCATAGACAGCGTGGCAGACATTATTGTGGTGGCTGAGCGGAGGGGATACTGCTGGTTGAAGGATGTGTGCTTGGAGTACATCAAATCCCACACCAGCGTGCACAAGGTATTCACCGCTGATTTGTTGGACCAGATCATCAGAACCACCAGACTCTCCGGCCTGAAGGAGCTCTTCTCCAAGTTTCGTACTTCCTAA